In Silene latifolia isolate original U9 population chromosome X, ASM4854445v1, whole genome shotgun sequence, the following proteins share a genomic window:
- the LOC141616916 gene encoding protein FAR1-RELATED SEQUENCE 9-like has product MGSKEPEYIITNQDPDHGVGANDWFADTYAIRGQWVMAHCRDLKMASIMRMTQRSESENSFFKRLEYKSGTLVEFWIRFESAMDQQRHTQKQLDNSDKHSSAKTSTHLALESHTAKVYTYAAFYTFKEEAIYSIDTCRTRGFTGRGELEVTTVKDSSRKKNFEVAYSQVI; this is encoded by the exons ATGGGGAGTAAGGAACCCGAGTACATAATTACAAATCAGGACCCAG ATCATGGTGTTGGCGCAAATGATTGGTTTGCGGATACGTATGCTATAAGGGGACaatgggtgatggcgcattgcagaGACTTGAAGATGGCGTCTATTATGAGGATGactcaaagatcagagagcgaaaatagctTTTTTAAGAGGCTTGAGTATAAGTCAGGAACATTGGTTGAGTTTTGGATACGTTTTGAGAGCGCTATGGACCAACAAAGACATACACAAAAGCAGCTTGACAACAGTGATAAGCACTCGTCCGCAAAGACGTCAACACATCTGGCGTTAGAGAGTCATACTGCAAAGGTGTACACCTATGCAGCTTTCTACACCTTCAAAGAAGAGGCCATCTACTCAATTGATACATGTAGAACCAGAGGTTTCACTGGGAGAGGCGAGCTAGAGGTAACTACTGTCAAAGATTCGTCCAGGAAGAAGAATTTTGAAGTTGCATATAGTCAGGTAATTtaa
- the LOC141616915 gene encoding protein FAR1-RELATED SEQUENCE 1-like, which translates to MIALTDDPGTRKASCSCTMFERTGILCHHIIWIFLASETKTIPEDYVVNRWTKEYLRLRIFNCNGEGTYNIQVIDEKQIAMSIMWSEFHQAVEFLRGKGVTDVDSFSAVIRGFKETLSPLGEVLNKNQQMKKFLNCTASEVVTILPPKNSKNKGSGKRMLSAKTKALALVRKPKRKCKNCKRMTNHDKRNCPNPFSAHTPLCEGSYDPEEDEGEEEEELESEQE; encoded by the coding sequence ATGATAGCCTTAACTGATGACCCAGGTACACGTAAAGCAAGCTGCAGTTGTACGATGTTTGAAAGAACCGGCATCCTATGCCACCATATAATATGGATTTTTTTAGCAAGCGAGACAAAGACTATACCAGAAGATTATGTTGTAAATAGATGGACGAAAGAGTATCTCCGATtaaggattttcaattgtaatgGTGAAGGGACATACAACATACAAGTCATTGATGAAAAACAAATTGCAATGTCAATAATGTGGTCAGAATTTCATCAAGCTGTAGAGTTCCTTCGAGGCAAAGGAGTAACTGATGTTGACAGCTTTTCCGCTGTAATTAGGGGATTTAAGGAGACGCTGTCACCATTAGGGGAAGTGttgaataaaaatcaacaaatgaaGAAATTTCTGAATTGTACGGCCAGTGAGGTAGTGACGATATTACCACCAAAGAATTCGAAAAACAAGGGTAGCGGAAAAAGAATGTTGTCAGCCAAAACAAAAGCACTGGCGTTGGTTAGGAAACCCAAACGCAAGTGTAAGAATTGCAAGAGAATGACAAATCACGACAAGaggaactgccctaacccctTCTCAGCACACACGCCATTGTGCGAAGGCTCGTATGACCCAGAAGAGGatgaaggagaggaggaggaagagttGGAATCAGAACAAGAATAG
- the LOC141616917 gene encoding protein FAR1-RELATED SEQUENCE 5-like → MKNDLLLIDRFHEGHNHELISLKDREFQKLSRNITDYHKMIIVSNSRLKIGATKTYKICNEQVNGFENIGASLNDFKNFHRDAKCFIHERDGQLFVDQFKEMTETRIGFYFNYDLDDDDSLHRAIWADGTARDNYKIFGDAVSFDPTYSTNNYSMVFTPFTGVDHHKRSVTFYGALIAREDYKSFN, encoded by the exons ATGAAGAATGATCTTCTATTAATTGACCGGTTCCACGAGGGTCATAATCACGAGCTTATCTCACTTAAGGACAGAGAGTTCCAGAAATTGTCGCGCAACATAACAGATTATCACAAGATGATAATCGTTTCGAACTCAAGG ctgaagataggagcaacAAAGACATACAAAATCTGCAATGAACAGGTGAATGGATTCGAGAACATTGGAGCAagcttaaatgattttaagaacttccataggGATGCTAAATGTTTCATTCACGAACGTGATGGTCAGTTGTTCGTAGACCAGTTTAAGGAAATGACTGAAACAAGAATAGGTTTCTACTTTAACTACGATCTTGACGATGATGACAGCCTACATAGGGCTATATGGGCGGACGGTACTGCCCGAGATAATTATAAGATTTTTGGTGATGCGGTGTCATTCGACCCAACTTACTCCACCAATAATTATTCTATGGTATTCACACCATTCACAGGTGTGGATCACCATAAACGATCAGTGACGTTCTATGGGGCTCTAATTGCAAGGGAAGATTATAAGTCATTTAATTGa